In Hyphomicrobiales bacterium, a single window of DNA contains:
- a CDS encoding J domain-containing protein codes for MSGKLADILNNADRYLDVLGPEGEQFFLSKDLVHRVAAANPPKAELNLQRRNSDQSGFNPWAVLGVSREASPDDIKTAYRTLVKMYHPDRFANLDLPVEMKDYAAAMLARINIAHDQLVASATPR; via the coding sequence ATGTCCGGAAAACTGGCGGACATCCTGAACAATGCCGACCGCTACCTGGATGTGCTGGGGCCGGAGGGCGAGCAGTTCTTCCTCTCCAAGGATCTCGTCCACCGGGTCGCCGCCGCCAACCCGCCCAAGGCGGAACTGAACTTGCAGCGCCGCAACTCGGACCAAAGCGGCTTCAACCCCTGGGCCGTGCTCGGCGTGAGCCGGGAGGCCTCACCGGATGACATCAAGACCGCCTACCGCACGCTGGTGAAGATGTACCATCCCGACCGTTTCGCCAATCTCGACCTGCCCGTTGAGATGAAAGACTATGCGGCCGCAATGTTGGCGCGCATCAACATCGCCCACGATCAGCTGGTGGCGTCGGCCACGCCAAGGTAG
- the typA gene encoding translational GTPase TypA, which produces MKLRNIAIIAHVDHGKTTLIDRLLTQSGTFRDNQKVAERVMDSNDLERERGITILAKVTSLNWKDTRINIVDTPGHADFGGEVERILNMVDGAVLLVDAAEGPMPQTKFVLQKALKIGLKPIVCINKIDRPDERHIEVVNEVFDLFAALDASEEQLDFPIIYGSAKHGWMADKPEGPQDNMNALFDLIVRHFAPPIVEDGPFRMLATTLEANPFLGRILTGRIRSGSVKPNQAVKILSRDGSVVETGRVSKVLAFRGIERVPVEEGEAGDIVAIAGLVKATVSDTFCDPSVTEPIAATPIDPPTLAMAFRINDGPLAGREGDKVQSRVIRDRLMREAEGNIALRVTPSESETDAFEVAGRGELQLGILIETMRREGFELTVGRPRVVFKIDDATGEKLEPVEEVIIDVDEDYAGVVVQKVSERKGELRDMRPSGTGRQRLMFHAPTRGLIGYQSELLSDTRGTAIMNRLFHAYAPHMGEIPMRHTGALISNGEGEAVTYAMFNLQDRGPMFIEPGAKVYAGMIIGEHTRGNDLELNVLKEKKLSNVRSKGAEEAQILTPPIKMSLEKALAYIGEDEYVEVTPKSIRLRKAVLDPHERKRISRAKEAAA; this is translated from the coding sequence ATGAAACTGCGCAACATCGCCATTATTGCCCACGTCGACCACGGCAAGACCACGCTGATCGACCGGCTGCTTACCCAATCCGGCACCTTCCGCGACAACCAGAAGGTTGCCGAACGCGTGATGGATTCCAATGATCTGGAAAGGGAGCGCGGCATCACCATCCTTGCCAAGGTCACGTCCCTCAACTGGAAGGACACGCGGATCAACATTGTCGACACGCCCGGCCACGCCGACTTCGGTGGCGAGGTGGAGCGCATCCTCAACATGGTGGATGGCGCGGTGCTGCTGGTGGACGCTGCCGAAGGCCCCATGCCGCAGACCAAGTTCGTGCTGCAGAAGGCCCTGAAGATTGGCCTGAAGCCCATCGTGTGCATCAACAAGATCGACCGTCCCGACGAGCGCCACATCGAAGTGGTGAACGAGGTGTTCGATCTCTTCGCGGCGCTGGATGCGAGCGAAGAGCAACTCGACTTCCCGATCATCTATGGTTCCGCCAAGCATGGCTGGATGGCCGACAAGCCCGAGGGCCCCCAGGACAACATGAACGCCCTGTTCGACCTGATCGTGCGCCACTTCGCGCCGCCGATTGTCGAAGACGGCCCGTTCCGCATGCTGGCGACGACGCTGGAAGCCAATCCCTTCCTCGGCCGCATTCTCACGGGGCGCATCCGCTCCGGTTCGGTGAAGCCGAACCAGGCGGTGAAGATCCTGTCGCGTGACGGATCGGTTGTCGAAACAGGTCGCGTCTCGAAGGTGCTCGCCTTCCGCGGCATCGAGCGCGTGCCGGTGGAGGAAGGCGAAGCGGGCGACATCGTGGCCATTGCCGGACTGGTGAAGGCCACCGTCTCCGATACCTTCTGCGACCCGTCGGTGACGGAACCCATTGCGGCAACGCCCATCGACCCGCCGACGCTGGCCATGGCCTTCCGCATCAACGACGGACCGCTTGCGGGCCGCGAAGGCGACAAGGTGCAGAGCCGCGTCATCCGCGACCGCCTGATGCGCGAAGCCGAAGGCAACATCGCGCTCCGCGTGACGCCCTCGGAATCCGAAACGGACGCCTTTGAAGTGGCGGGCCGTGGCGAATTGCAGCTCGGCATTCTCATTGAAACCATGCGCCGGGAGGGCTTCGAACTCACCGTGGGCCGCCCGCGCGTTGTGTTCAAGATCGACGATGCCACGGGCGAGAAGCTGGAGCCGGTGGAAGAAGTGATCATCGACGTCGATGAAGACTACGCCGGCGTGGTGGTGCAGAAGGTTTCGGAGCGCAAGGGCGAACTGCGCGACATGCGCCCCTCGGGCACCGGCCGTCAGCGCCTTATGTTCCACGCGCCGACGCGGGGCCTCATCGGCTACCAGTCGGAACTCCTGTCAGATACGCGCGGCACGGCGATCATGAACCGCCTGTTCCATGCCTATGCCCCGCACATGGGCGAAATCCCGATGCGGCACACGGGCGCGCTCATCTCCAACGGCGAAGGCGAGGCTGTGACCTATGCCATGTTCAATCTGCAAGACCGCGGACCCATGTTCATCGAGCCGGGTGCCAAGGTCTATGCGGGCATGATCATTGGCGAACACACGCGCGGCAATGACCTTGAACTCAACGTGCTGAAGGAAAAGAAACTTTCCAACGTGCGTTCCAAGGGCGCAGAGGAAGCGCAGATCCTCACACCGCCCATCAAGATGTCGCTGGAAAAGGCGCTGGCCTATATCGGCGAGGATGAATACGTCGAGGTGACGCCGAAGTCGATCCGCCTGCGCAAGGCGGTTCTCGATCCGCACGAGCGCAAGCGCATCAGCCGCGCCAAGGAAGCCGCCGCATAA